A genomic window from Tolypothrix sp. PCC 7910 includes:
- a CDS encoding transposase family protein, translating to MVFTTICDDKTYIKLFRQSQKKFDKSQPFSDDKGFQGGENITAPHKKKPKRKLTQQQKDENKALSINRIFIEHLIRLLKIFRVASQKFRLN from the coding sequence GTGGTATTTACGACTATTTGTGATGACAAAACCTATATAAAATTGTTTCGTCAATCACAGAAAAAGTTTGATAAGTCTCAACCATTTTCAGATGATAAAGGTTTCCAAGGTGGCGAAAATATAACTGCTCCTCACAAAAAGAAACCAAAACGAAAATTAACTCAACAGCAAAAAGATGAAAACAAAGCTTTGTCTATTAATCGGATATTTATTGAACATTTAATTCGATTACTTAAAATATTCCGGGTTGCTTCACAAAAATTTCGCTTAAACTAA
- the rbsK gene encoding ribokinase: MSLIVFGSINIDLVATVPRLPNPGETLLGHNFVQVPGGKGANQAVALARLGVPTHMVGRVGTDSFGSELLYNLQNSGVETENVSIDQNVSSGVAAIAVDDKGENQIIVIPGANGRVNQEDVERLSDLLPTSTALLLQFEIPLAAVVAAAQAAHQAGVKVILDPAPAQSHVPDELYSLVDIITPNEVEAGQLVGFPVNNEESAKKAAAVLLQRGVKCAIVKLGAKGVFCATAEESFFVPVFPIQVVDTVAAGDAFNGGLAAALYEGLPLHQAVVWGAAAGALAATKSGAQTSLPDRLTFDAFLKERGV; this comes from the coding sequence ATGAGTCTTATTGTTTTTGGCAGCATCAATATTGATTTAGTCGCCACAGTACCCAGATTGCCAAATCCGGGAGAAACATTATTAGGACATAACTTTGTGCAAGTTCCCGGAGGGAAAGGTGCAAATCAAGCTGTCGCACTGGCACGTTTGGGAGTTCCCACTCACATGGTTGGGCGTGTAGGTACAGATAGTTTTGGGTCAGAATTACTATACAATTTGCAAAACTCTGGTGTAGAGACTGAAAATGTTTCTATCGATCAAAATGTCAGTTCGGGAGTAGCTGCGATCGCAGTCGATGATAAAGGTGAAAATCAGATTATTGTGATTCCTGGTGCGAATGGGCGTGTCAATCAAGAAGATGTAGAGCGATTGTCTGATTTATTACCAACTAGCACTGCATTGCTTTTACAATTTGAAATTCCGCTGGCTGCTGTGGTGGCTGCAGCTCAAGCAGCGCATCAAGCAGGGGTAAAAGTAATTCTCGACCCTGCACCCGCACAATCTCATGTACCAGATGAACTTTACTCCCTAGTAGATATCATTACACCAAACGAAGTGGAAGCTGGGCAATTAGTCGGGTTTCCAGTTAATAACGAAGAATCAGCAAAAAAAGCCGCTGCGGTTTTATTGCAACGGGGTGTGAAATGTGCGATCGTCAAACTCGGCGCTAAGGGTGTTTTCTGCGCCACTGCTGAAGAAAGTTTCTTTGTCCCAGTCTTTCCCATCCAGGTTGTAGATACGGTTGCGGCGGGTGATGCTTTTAATGGTGGTTTAGCAGCTGCACTTTATGAAGGCCTTCCTTTACATCAGGCGGTTGTTTGGGGTGCTGCTGCGGGTGCTTTGGCTGCGACAAAATCAGGAGCGCAAACTTCTTTACCTGATAGGTTAACGTTTGATGCGTTTCTGAAAGAGAGGGGAGTTTAG